Proteins from one Ramlibacter sp. PS4R-6 genomic window:
- a CDS encoding penicillin-binding protein 1A, translating to MADEETPQGTSARLRAWGSQATAFARRCAGWVRRHPWRTVAIPPLLVAAWVLALIPFTPSVADLRKFRTEVPAVVLSSDGVVIAEYRRVNRRWVPLEGISPRVVDALIATEDRRFYSHHGIDVVRTAGALVRTLRGDRQGGSTITQQLARNLFPEDIGRAPTLTRKVKEAITALKIEAVYSKNEILEVYLNTVPFLYNAFGIEMAARTYFDTSADKLDVLQSATLVAMLKGTAAYNPVLNPERALARRNLVLTQMAQVGKLDPTRVAALQKRPLGIDFERQDEIPGPAPHVAQFLRKWLIEWADRNGYDIYADGLVVRTTLDGKLQKAAVQAVVRQGAQLQSLVDRRVRKGETAPTIQAGFVAMDPRSGFIRAWVGSRDFAKEQFDHVAQARRQPGSTFKPFVYAAAFEAGMHPSFTYQDAPVSYRLAGGEVWSPNDVAPPTMQQMSLRDGLVFSKNRITAQVMHNVGPERVAKTARAMGVRDSKLEAVPSLALGTSPVTLREMVAAYAPIANGGLYAEPHLVLSIERRDGELLAQFAYPDPERAISRATSLLLVDVMRGVVDEGTGTAIRSRFGIQADVAGKTGTTQDNSDGWFLLVHRQLVGGAWVGFNDPAVKMGDWGEGARSALPIVGDVFQQALRNRWIDPQAEFDIPRPKREPPRREDPVVDFFSRLFAPLFRRSH from the coding sequence ATGGCCGACGAGGAGACGCCGCAAGGCACGAGCGCGCGCCTGCGCGCATGGGGCTCGCAAGCCACGGCGTTCGCGCGCCGCTGCGCCGGCTGGGTGCGCCGCCACCCGTGGCGCACCGTCGCGATCCCGCCGCTCCTCGTCGCCGCATGGGTGCTGGCCCTCATCCCGTTCACGCCCAGCGTCGCCGACCTGCGCAAGTTCCGCACCGAGGTGCCGGCAGTCGTGCTCTCGTCCGACGGCGTCGTCATCGCCGAATACCGGCGCGTGAACCGGCGCTGGGTGCCGCTGGAAGGCATCTCGCCGCGCGTGGTGGACGCGCTCATCGCCACCGAGGACCGGCGCTTCTACAGCCACCACGGCATCGACGTCGTGCGCACGGCGGGTGCCCTCGTGCGCACGCTGCGCGGTGACCGGCAGGGCGGCTCGACCATCACGCAGCAGCTCGCGCGCAACCTGTTCCCCGAGGACATCGGCCGCGCGCCGACACTCACGCGCAAGGTGAAGGAGGCCATCACCGCGCTGAAGATCGAGGCCGTGTATTCCAAGAACGAGATCCTCGAGGTCTACCTGAACACGGTGCCTTTCCTCTACAACGCCTTCGGCATCGAGATGGCGGCGCGCACCTACTTCGACACCAGCGCCGACAAGCTGGACGTGCTGCAAAGCGCGACGCTGGTGGCGATGCTCAAGGGCACGGCCGCGTACAACCCGGTGCTCAACCCCGAACGGGCGCTCGCGCGGCGCAACCTCGTGCTCACGCAGATGGCGCAGGTGGGCAAGCTCGACCCCACGCGCGTGGCGGCGCTGCAGAAGCGCCCGCTGGGCATCGACTTCGAGCGGCAGGACGAGATCCCGGGCCCGGCGCCGCACGTCGCGCAGTTCCTGCGCAAGTGGCTGATCGAGTGGGCCGACCGCAACGGCTACGACATCTACGCCGACGGCCTCGTCGTGCGCACGACGCTCGACGGCAAGCTGCAGAAGGCGGCGGTGCAGGCCGTGGTGCGGCAGGGCGCGCAACTGCAGTCGCTCGTCGACCGGCGGGTGCGCAAGGGCGAGACCGCGCCGACGATCCAGGCCGGCTTCGTGGCGATGGACCCGCGCTCGGGTTTCATCCGCGCGTGGGTGGGCAGCCGCGACTTCGCCAAGGAGCAGTTCGACCACGTTGCGCAGGCGCGCCGCCAGCCCGGCTCCACCTTCAAGCCCTTCGTGTACGCGGCCGCCTTCGAGGCGGGCATGCATCCTTCCTTCACCTACCAGGACGCGCCGGTGTCGTACCGGCTGGCGGGCGGCGAGGTGTGGAGCCCCAACGACGTCGCCCCGCCGACGATGCAGCAGATGTCGCTGCGCGACGGCCTGGTGTTCTCGAAGAACCGCATCACCGCGCAGGTGATGCACAACGTGGGCCCGGAGCGCGTGGCGAAGACCGCGCGCGCCATGGGCGTGCGCGACAGCAAGCTGGAAGCCGTGCCTTCGCTTGCGCTGGGCACGAGCCCCGTCACCTTGCGCGAAATGGTCGCGGCCTACGCGCCGATCGCCAATGGCGGCCTCTACGCCGAGCCTCACCTCGTGCTGAGCATCGAGCGGCGCGACGGCGAGCTGCTCGCGCAGTTCGCGTACCCCGACCCCGAGCGCGCGATCTCGCGGGCGACCTCGCTGCTGCTGGTCGACGTGATGCGCGGCGTCGTCGACGAAGGCACGGGCACGGCGATCCGCTCGCGCTTCGGCATCCAGGCCGACGTTGCGGGCAAGACCGGCACCACGCAGGACAACAGCGACGGCTGGTTCCTGCTCGTGCACCGCCAGCTGGTCGGTGGCGCGTGGGTGGGCTTCAACGACCCCGCCGTGAAAATGGGCGACTGGGGCGAGGGCGCCCGCAGCGCGCTGCCCATCGTGGGCGACGTGTTCCAGCAGGCGCTGCGCAACCGCTGGATCGACCCGCAGGCCGAGTTCGACATCCCCCGGCCCAAGCGCGAGCCGCCGCGGCGCGAGGACCCGGTGGTCGATTTCTTCAGCCGTTTGTTTGCTCCCCTTTTCCGCCGGTCGCATTAG
- a CDS encoding tripartite tricarboxylate transporter substrate binding protein produces MNRISRRAICIAAAALVAIPAAAQSVWPTKPVRIVVTFPPGGAPDTLARILAEKWGSLGQPITVDNKPGAGGNIGADFVAKSAADGTTLVVGTVGTHAINASLYDKMPYNNLKDFTPVTFLASTPNLLVVNNTVPAKTVKELIDLAKTKPLTFGSSGSGTSIHLSGELFNTLAGVKMQHIPYRGRAQAIPDLLGGRIDMIFDNMPSALPLVKAGELRAIAVTSAQRSPAAPNVPTIAESGLPGFEATSWFALYAPAGLPRDVQMKINAETLRVMALPDVKEKLATLGLEINTGTPEALMQLTQQETIKWAKVVKESGAKPD; encoded by the coding sequence ATGAACCGAATCTCGCGCCGCGCGATCTGCATCGCCGCTGCCGCGCTCGTCGCCATTCCCGCCGCCGCGCAATCGGTGTGGCCCACCAAGCCGGTGAGGATCGTCGTCACATTCCCGCCGGGTGGTGCGCCCGACACGCTGGCGCGCATCCTCGCGGAGAAGTGGGGCTCGCTCGGCCAGCCGATCACGGTGGACAACAAGCCCGGCGCGGGCGGGAACATCGGCGCGGACTTCGTGGCCAAGAGCGCGGCCGACGGCACGACGCTGGTGGTGGGCACCGTGGGCACGCATGCGATCAACGCGTCGCTGTACGACAAGATGCCGTACAACAACCTCAAGGACTTCACGCCGGTCACCTTCCTCGCGTCCACGCCGAACCTGCTGGTGGTGAACAACACGGTGCCGGCGAAGACGGTGAAGGAACTCATCGACCTGGCGAAGACGAAGCCGCTGACCTTCGGCTCCTCGGGCAGCGGCACGTCCATCCACCTGTCGGGCGAACTCTTCAACACCCTGGCCGGGGTGAAGATGCAGCACATCCCGTACCGGGGCCGCGCGCAGGCCATCCCCGACCTGCTGGGCGGGCGCATCGACATGATCTTCGACAACATGCCGTCGGCGCTGCCGCTGGTGAAGGCGGGCGAGCTGCGCGCCATTGCGGTCACGAGCGCGCAGCGCTCGCCGGCCGCGCCCAACGTGCCGACGATCGCCGAGTCGGGCCTGCCGGGCTTCGAGGCGACGTCGTGGTTCGCGCTCTATGCGCCCGCGGGCCTGCCGCGCGACGTGCAGATGAAGATCAACGCCGAGACGCTGCGCGTGATGGCTCTGCCGGACGTGAAGGAAAAGCTCGCGACGCTGGGCTTGGAAATCAACACGGGCACGCCCGAGGCGCTGATGCAGCTCACCCAGCAGGAGACCATCAAGTGGGCGAAGGTGGTCAAGGAATCGGGCGCCAAGCCTGACTGA
- a CDS encoding cupredoxin domain-containing protein, giving the protein MKGRPLAVLLALALAPLAAAVAGTLNVVVMDKEGKPVPDAVVALVPSRAAAPKVALPTQVTINQEKMRFVPAVALVAVGAKGTFVNNDPWEHHVRASAAGIKSFDDGGSGGFELRLEGKADGKPAKTAVATFDKPGPVLVGCHLHASMKGHVYVSDTPWAALTGDDGTASFDAVPEGPVFVRVWQADQLIDVPPRQMTLGATPASTTVHLTVVPRRKRT; this is encoded by the coding sequence ATGAAGGGCCGTCCGCTGGCCGTCCTGCTGGCCCTCGCGCTCGCGCCGCTGGCCGCGGCCGTGGCGGGCACGCTCAACGTCGTCGTGATGGACAAGGAAGGCAAGCCCGTGCCCGACGCGGTCGTGGCGCTGGTGCCTTCGCGTGCCGCGGCGCCCAAGGTGGCGCTGCCCACGCAGGTGACCATCAACCAGGAGAAGATGCGCTTCGTGCCCGCGGTGGCCCTCGTGGCCGTGGGCGCGAAAGGCACTTTCGTCAACAACGACCCGTGGGAGCACCACGTGCGCGCCAGCGCCGCGGGCATCAAGAGCTTCGACGACGGCGGCAGCGGCGGCTTCGAGCTGCGCCTGGAAGGCAAGGCCGATGGCAAGCCGGCGAAGACGGCGGTCGCGACCTTCGACAAGCCGGGGCCGGTCCTGGTCGGCTGCCACCTGCATGCGTCGATGAAGGGCCACGTGTACGTGAGCGACACGCCTTGGGCCGCGCTCACGGGCGATGACGGAACCGCGAGCTTCGACGCCGTGCCCGAGGGCCCGGTGTTCGTGCGCGTGTGGCAGGCCGACCAGCTGATCGACGTGCCGCCGCGGCAGATGACGCTGGGCGCCACGCCCGCCAGCACCACCGTCCACCTCACCGTCGTGCCGCGCCGCAAACGCACCTGA
- a CDS encoding 2-keto-4-pentenoate hydratase: MALSPQQLLAHLDANTYWPQPFGASLQEAYEHQLAVRELRIARGEKPRGFKIGFTNRTIWERYGVYAPIWGTVYDTTLRFCEGSGELAIGTCSEPRIEPECVFGIARTPPARAGLDELFDCIEWLAPGFEVVQSHMPGWKFVAADTAADGALHGRLLVGPRKPVREVAATATLLEAQLARAHVELVHDGEVKDRGAGANVLDGPLHALLHFLQALRDCPGAPDLLPGDVVTTGTWTDAWPVKPGERWQARYDAPLANLEVTFR, translated from the coding sequence ATGGCCTTGTCACCCCAGCAATTGCTCGCACACCTGGACGCGAACACCTACTGGCCGCAGCCTTTCGGCGCCTCGCTGCAGGAGGCGTACGAGCACCAGCTGGCCGTGCGCGAGCTGCGCATCGCGCGCGGCGAGAAACCGCGCGGCTTCAAGATCGGTTTCACCAACCGCACCATCTGGGAGCGGTACGGTGTGTACGCGCCGATCTGGGGTACCGTCTACGACACCACCTTGCGATTCTGCGAAGGCAGCGGCGAGCTGGCAATCGGCACCTGCAGCGAACCGCGCATCGAGCCCGAGTGCGTGTTCGGCATCGCCCGGACGCCGCCGGCGCGTGCCGGCCTGGACGAGCTCTTCGATTGCATCGAGTGGCTGGCCCCGGGGTTCGAGGTCGTGCAGTCGCACATGCCGGGCTGGAAGTTCGTCGCCGCCGACACGGCTGCCGACGGCGCCTTGCACGGCCGCCTGCTCGTCGGGCCGCGCAAGCCCGTGCGCGAAGTCGCCGCGACGGCCACGCTGCTGGAGGCCCAGCTCGCGCGCGCGCATGTCGAGCTGGTGCACGACGGCGAGGTGAAGGACCGCGGCGCCGGCGCCAACGTGCTCGACGGCCCGCTGCACGCGCTGCTGCACTTCCTGCAGGCCTTGCGCGACTGCCCCGGGGCGCCCGACCTGCTGCCCGGCGACGTGGTCACCACCGGCACGTGGACCGACGCCTGGCCGGTGAAGCCCGGCGAGCGCTGGCAAGCGCGCTACGATGCGCCGCTCGCGAACCTCGAAGTCACATTCCGCTGA
- a CDS encoding aldo/keto reductase encodes MHYRTLGKSNLNVSVLCLGTMMFGDQTPVADARAIVDDAQEHGVNYIDTADVYTKGASEAMVGELLKGRRHQWVLATKLGNKMSERPNEGHFSRSWMLRELDASLARLATDHVDILYLHRDFNGMDLEEPLRALDAMLRAGKIRYWGISNFRGWRIAECVRVAREFGMPQPVVCQPYYNLLNRMPEVEILPACEAFGIGVTPYSPIARGVLTGKYLPGQKPPEGTRVARGDKRIAETEFREESLVIAQKLQEHAQRKGLSLAQFATAWVLAHRAVSSVIAGPRTLQQWQQYLPAIDAALTPEDEQLVDSFVRAGHPSTPGFNDPAYPLPPRTR; translated from the coding sequence ATGCACTACCGCACGCTCGGCAAGAGCAACCTGAACGTTTCCGTCCTGTGCCTGGGCACCATGATGTTCGGCGACCAGACGCCCGTCGCGGACGCGCGGGCCATCGTCGACGACGCGCAGGAGCATGGCGTCAACTACATCGACACCGCCGACGTCTACACCAAGGGCGCGTCGGAGGCCATGGTGGGCGAGCTGCTCAAGGGCCGCCGGCACCAATGGGTGCTCGCGACGAAGCTCGGCAACAAGATGTCGGAGCGGCCCAACGAAGGCCACTTCTCGCGTTCGTGGATGCTGCGCGAGCTGGACGCGAGCCTCGCGCGCCTGGCTACCGACCACGTCGACATCCTCTACCTGCACCGCGACTTCAACGGCATGGACCTGGAGGAGCCACTGCGTGCGCTCGACGCGATGCTGCGCGCCGGCAAGATCCGCTACTGGGGCATCTCCAACTTCCGCGGCTGGCGCATCGCCGAGTGCGTGCGCGTCGCGCGCGAGTTCGGCATGCCCCAACCGGTGGTGTGCCAGCCCTACTACAACCTGCTCAACCGCATGCCCGAGGTCGAGATCCTTCCCGCATGCGAGGCGTTCGGCATCGGGGTCACGCCGTACAGCCCGATCGCGCGCGGCGTGCTCACGGGCAAGTACCTGCCGGGCCAGAAGCCGCCCGAAGGTACGCGCGTGGCGCGCGGCGACAAGCGCATCGCCGAGACGGAGTTCCGCGAGGAGTCGCTCGTCATCGCACAGAAGCTGCAGGAGCATGCGCAGCGCAAGGGTTTGTCGCTCGCGCAGTTCGCCACGGCCTGGGTGCTGGCGCACCGCGCGGTGAGCTCGGTGATTGCCGGACCACGCACGCTGCAGCAATGGCAGCAGTACCTGCCGGCCATCGACGCAGCCTTGACGCCCGAGGATGAGCAGCTCGTCGATTCGTTCGTGCGCGCAGGTCATCCGTCGACTCCCGGCTTCAACGACCCGGCGTACCCGCTGCCCCCGCGCACAAGGTAA
- a CDS encoding helix-turn-helix domain-containing protein: MPNIASLLKEEIARVSRKQSRTEIQALKKANSHYRGQIAELKRRMQALEQQVRRLGKAGPVRGARAAAAEDDGEEGGPQIRYSAKSLASQRKRLGLSAASLAKLLGVSALSVYKWESGNTRPRRKQIEAIAQLRGMGRRDAQKKLEELG, from the coding sequence ATGCCCAACATTGCATCGCTCCTAAAAGAAGAAATCGCCCGCGTCTCGCGAAAGCAATCCCGCACCGAAATCCAGGCGCTGAAGAAGGCGAATTCCCACTACCGCGGCCAGATCGCGGAACTGAAGCGCCGCATGCAGGCGCTGGAGCAGCAGGTGCGCCGCCTCGGCAAGGCCGGGCCCGTGCGCGGCGCCAGGGCCGCCGCCGCCGAAGATGACGGCGAGGAGGGCGGCCCCCAGATCCGCTACAGCGCCAAGAGCCTGGCGTCGCAGCGCAAGCGGCTCGGCCTGTCGGCCGCGTCGCTCGCCAAGTTGCTGGGCGTGTCGGCACTGTCGGTCTACAAGTGGGAAAGCGGCAACACGCGCCCGCGCCGCAAGCAGATCGAGGCCATCGCGCAGCTGCGCGGCATGGGGCGCCGCGACGCGCAGAAGAAGCTCGAGGAACTCGGCTAG
- a CDS encoding GNAT family N-acetyltransferase produces MQVHRIVNATEADIEGLADVLIDCVEGGASVSFMEPMTREKALGFWRKVAQSAARGERVLLAAEEGGRIVGTVQVVFDMPENQPHRGDVSKMLVHRSMRKRGIGELLMRAAEQAAAEHRKTLLVLDTASADAERLYERCGWQRVGVIPGYALLPQGGYCDTVYFYKTL; encoded by the coding sequence ATGCAGGTTCACCGGATCGTGAACGCAACCGAAGCCGACATCGAGGGCCTGGCCGACGTCCTCATCGACTGCGTCGAGGGCGGCGCGTCGGTGAGCTTCATGGAGCCGATGACGCGCGAGAAGGCGCTCGGGTTCTGGCGCAAGGTCGCGCAATCGGCGGCGCGCGGCGAGCGCGTGCTGCTCGCCGCCGAGGAGGGCGGGCGCATCGTGGGCACCGTGCAGGTCGTCTTCGACATGCCCGAGAACCAGCCGCACCGCGGCGATGTCTCCAAGATGCTCGTCCACCGCTCGATGCGCAAACGCGGCATCGGCGAATTGCTGATGCGCGCGGCGGAGCAGGCGGCCGCCGAACACCGCAAGACCCTGCTGGTGCTGGACACCGCGAGCGCCGATGCGGAACGGCTGTACGAGCGCTGCGGCTGGCAGCGCGTGGGCGTCATTCCCGGCTATGCCCTGCTGCCGCAGGGCGGGTACTGCGACACGGTGTATTTCTACAAGACGCTCTGA
- a CDS encoding SDR family NAD(P)-dependent oxidoreductase, producing MDKPVAIVTGSASGVGAATALKLAQRGWNVVINYSKSEKEAQETQAACQSAGAHTLLAKGNVASDDDCRAIAAAAVQRWNRIDALVNNAGTSVFGEDAKWDNIDAEVFQRILAVNTLGTFQMLRACLPQLKAAKGAVVNVSSVAGALGIGSSVPYVASKGAVNSLTLHFARQLAPDIRVNAVCPALITSPWFDKGMGEGGLEKAIAATEAHTPLRKPSTPEDVAEAIVFLIVGAPTITGELLMIDGGTHLGTRR from the coding sequence ATGGACAAACCCGTCGCGATCGTCACCGGCTCCGCCTCCGGCGTGGGCGCCGCCACCGCGCTGAAGCTCGCCCAGCGCGGCTGGAACGTGGTCATCAACTACTCGAAGAGCGAGAAGGAAGCGCAGGAGACGCAGGCTGCGTGCCAGTCGGCGGGCGCGCACACGCTGCTCGCGAAGGGCAACGTCGCATCCGACGATGACTGCCGCGCGATCGCGGCGGCCGCCGTGCAGCGCTGGAACCGCATCGATGCGCTCGTGAACAACGCCGGCACCAGCGTCTTCGGCGAGGACGCCAAGTGGGACAACATCGACGCCGAGGTGTTCCAGCGCATCCTGGCCGTGAACACGCTGGGCACCTTCCAGATGCTGCGCGCCTGCCTGCCGCAACTGAAGGCGGCGAAAGGCGCGGTCGTGAACGTGTCGTCGGTGGCGGGTGCGCTGGGCATCGGGTCGTCGGTGCCCTACGTCGCGTCCAAGGGCGCGGTGAATTCACTGACGCTGCACTTCGCGCGGCAGCTGGCGCCCGACATCCGCGTCAACGCCGTCTGCCCCGCGCTCATCACGTCGCCGTGGTTCGACAAGGGCATGGGCGAGGGCGGGCTCGAGAAGGCCATCGCCGCCACCGAAGCCCACACGCCGCTGCGCAAGCCGAGCACGCCGGAAGACGTGGCCGAAGCCATCGTGTTCCTCATCGTCGGCGCACCCACCATCACGGGCGAGCTGCTGATGATCGACGGCGGCACGCACCTGGGCACGCGCCGCTAG
- a CDS encoding transglycosylase SLT domain-containing protein has product MRVARSPAFAAFAGFFGVMLACTTFVAQQQMPRLPELLTVELPRVEIAVKVDREASYFDDLRAQVRWVPTKVGRATMMAPDFESRLLLAKSAAERAGLGQLGLSYKDVYAIINAETSWAPRTGASRDGTPNLGIAQFEPATAKALGIRDPDDPVEAVHAAAVHIKEAALWSEDRLRTLKLGKAERAEKLREGISIYYNLSTRGRNQWNGLNTAQLPVETQRHIANARYGVQEVSQLESQLRS; this is encoded by the coding sequence ATGCGCGTCGCGCGTTCGCCTGCTTTTGCCGCTTTCGCCGGGTTCTTCGGCGTCATGCTTGCCTGCACCACCTTCGTGGCCCAGCAACAGATGCCCCGGTTGCCGGAACTGCTCACCGTCGAGCTACCCCGCGTCGAGATCGCCGTGAAGGTCGATCGCGAGGCTTCGTACTTCGACGACCTGCGCGCCCAGGTGCGCTGGGTGCCGACGAAGGTGGGCCGCGCGACGATGATGGCGCCCGACTTCGAGTCGCGCCTGCTGCTCGCGAAGTCCGCCGCGGAGCGCGCGGGCCTGGGCCAGCTGGGCCTGTCGTACAAGGACGTCTACGCGATCATCAACGCCGAGACCTCGTGGGCGCCGCGCACGGGCGCCAGCCGCGACGGCACGCCCAACCTGGGCATCGCGCAGTTCGAGCCCGCCACGGCCAAGGCGCTGGGCATCCGCGACCCGGACGACCCGGTGGAAGCGGTGCATGCGGCGGCGGTCCACATCAAGGAAGCCGCGCTGTGGAGCGAGGACCGGCTGCGCACGCTGAAGCTCGGCAAGGCCGAGCGCGCCGAGAAGCTGCGCGAAGGCATCTCGATCTACTACAACCTCTCCACGCGCGGGCGCAACCAGTGGAACGGGCTGAACACCGCACAGCTGCCGGTCGAGACGCAGCGGCACATCGCGAACGCGCGCTACGGCGTGCAGGAAGTCAGCCAGCTCGAGTCGCAGCTGCGCTCGTGA
- a CDS encoding M20/M25/M40 family metallo-hydrolase gives MLKRILPIAGLAFASFAQAQAVALDPEIAALAQREAPAVLETLRQLTSVDSGTNQAGVAAVAEQVERFAKGLGADVQRVTPANNVIGPNLVVTFKGTGQRRIMLMAHMDTVYVAGTAAARPFRLDGNRAIAPGIGDDKGGVAVFLHAMKLLKARGFADYERVTLVFNSDEEQGSFGSRDLIRSQASRHDVILSGESSGPRETLVIGTSGAGGLRVVFRRGDRMVEEASDTVLRTRELFTQVPETRMNWTIARVEDTTALKDAAATITWRIKGRPSHAGVTPHLGINAVVEGALLVKRVTQAAATMPGVRLQWRALTGGQVSNIIPDQGLAQVEIAAPNVQEAAAALAQVGSQPGLPGAQVTVEVTPGPAPAGSGGDVFASADIRVPTPEAFATLTKIVRDRVEEKKFASTSLAASELLAFPPYNMNAQARAIAETVIAINRQLGGELEIGPRAFGATDAAWAGQSGKPVLEGFGLPGANYHSSDEEYIFADRIPRRLALVAETIRAISRMEGK, from the coding sequence GTGCTCAAGCGCATCCTTCCCATCGCCGGCCTGGCGTTCGCTTCGTTTGCGCAGGCGCAGGCCGTCGCGCTGGACCCCGAGATCGCAGCGCTGGCGCAGCGCGAGGCGCCGGCCGTGCTCGAGACGCTGCGCCAGCTCACGTCGGTCGACAGCGGCACCAACCAAGCGGGCGTGGCGGCGGTGGCCGAGCAGGTCGAGCGCTTTGCCAAGGGTCTGGGCGCCGACGTGCAGCGCGTCACGCCCGCGAACAACGTCATCGGCCCCAACCTCGTGGTCACCTTCAAGGGAACGGGGCAGCGGCGCATCATGCTGATGGCGCACATGGACACCGTGTACGTGGCGGGAACCGCGGCCGCACGGCCCTTCCGGCTGGACGGCAACCGGGCCATCGCGCCGGGCATCGGCGACGACAAGGGCGGCGTGGCGGTGTTCCTGCATGCGATGAAGCTGCTGAAGGCGCGCGGCTTCGCGGACTACGAGCGCGTGACGCTGGTCTTCAACAGCGACGAGGAGCAGGGCAGCTTCGGCTCGCGCGACCTGATCCGCTCGCAGGCGTCGCGGCACGACGTGATCCTGAGCGGCGAATCGAGCGGCCCGCGCGAGACGCTGGTCATCGGCACCTCGGGGGCGGGCGGCCTGCGCGTGGTGTTCCGCCGCGGCGACCGCATGGTCGAGGAAGCCTCCGACACGGTGCTGCGCACGCGCGAGCTGTTCACGCAGGTACCCGAGACGCGCATGAACTGGACGATCGCGCGCGTGGAGGACACGACGGCGCTGAAGGACGCGGCCGCGACGATCACCTGGCGCATCAAGGGGCGGCCTTCGCATGCCGGCGTCACGCCGCACCTCGGGATCAACGCCGTGGTCGAGGGCGCGCTCCTTGTCAAGCGCGTGACGCAAGCCGCCGCGACGATGCCGGGCGTGCGGCTGCAGTGGCGCGCGCTGACGGGCGGGCAGGTGTCGAACATCATTCCCGACCAGGGCCTGGCGCAAGTCGAGATCGCGGCGCCGAACGTGCAGGAGGCAGCCGCCGCCCTGGCGCAGGTGGGCAGCCAGCCCGGCCTGCCGGGCGCGCAGGTCACCGTGGAAGTCACGCCGGGCCCGGCGCCCGCCGGTAGCGGCGGCGACGTCTTCGCTTCCGCCGACATCCGCGTGCCCACGCCGGAAGCTTTTGCCACGCTCACGAAGATCGTGCGCGACAGGGTGGAGGAGAAGAAGTTCGCGTCGACCTCGCTCGCCGCGAGCGAGCTGCTGGCCTTCCCGCCGTACAACATGAACGCGCAGGCGCGCGCCATCGCGGAGACGGTGATCGCGATCAACCGGCAATTGGGCGGCGAGCTGGAGATCGGCCCGCGCGCCTTCGGCGCCACCGACGCCGCGTGGGCCGGGCAATCGGGCAAGCCGGTGCTGGAGGGCTTCGGCCTGCCCGGCGCCAACTACCACTCGTCCGACGAGGAATACATCTTTGCCGACCGCATCCCGCGGCGGCTGGCGCTGGTGGCCGAGACCATCCGCGCGATCTCGCGCATGGAGGGCAAGTGA
- a CDS encoding aldo/keto reductase codes for MHARPIPSTSQPLPVVGCGTWLGFDVGSDPVALAQRGKVLDALFAAGGRVIDSSPMYGSAEQVVGELLGTRAAKEPAFVATKVWTSGKRAGIEQMERSMRLLGVERVDLMQVHNLVDTHEHLATLREWKAQGRVGYIGVTHYTSSAYADLEKVVRAEALDFVQFNYSVADREAEQRLLPLAQERGLAVLINLPFGGGKVLKALRGRRLPAWAAEIGCDTWNEVLLKFVLSQPAVTCVIPGTSRPEHMAANAKAGEGEIPPPAWWQDKVAAIVA; via the coding sequence ATGCACGCGCGCCCCATCCCTTCCACCTCGCAGCCGCTGCCGGTGGTGGGCTGCGGCACCTGGCTGGGGTTCGACGTGGGCAGCGACCCGGTCGCGCTCGCGCAGCGCGGGAAGGTGCTGGATGCGCTCTTCGCCGCGGGCGGCCGTGTCATCGACAGCTCGCCGATGTACGGCAGCGCGGAGCAGGTGGTGGGCGAGCTGCTGGGCACGCGCGCGGCGAAGGAGCCGGCCTTCGTCGCGACGAAGGTGTGGACGTCGGGCAAGCGCGCCGGCATCGAGCAGATGGAGCGCTCGATGCGCCTGCTGGGGGTCGAGCGCGTGGACCTGATGCAGGTGCACAACCTCGTGGACACGCACGAGCACCTGGCCACGCTGCGCGAGTGGAAGGCGCAGGGGCGCGTCGGCTACATCGGCGTCACGCACTACACCTCGTCGGCCTATGCGGACTTGGAGAAGGTCGTGCGCGCCGAGGCGCTGGACTTCGTGCAGTTCAATTACTCGGTGGCCGACCGCGAGGCCGAGCAGCGGCTGTTGCCGCTGGCGCAGGAGCGCGGCCTGGCCGTCCTCATCAACCTGCCGTTCGGCGGCGGCAAGGTGCTGAAGGCCCTGCGCGGCCGGCGCCTGCCGGCCTGGGCCGCCGAGATCGGCTGCGACACGTGGAACGAGGTGCTGCTGAAGTTCGTGCTGTCGCAGCCCGCGGTCACCTGTGTCATCCCCGGCACGTCGCGGCCGGAGCACATGGCCGCGAACGCCAAGGCCGGCGAAGGCGAGATCCCGCCGCCGGCGTGGTGGCAGGACAAGGTGGCGGCTATCGTCGCCTGA